The Paramicrobacterium fandaimingii DNA segment CCCCGGCATCCTGGATCGCTTCGTAGAGGGGGTAATGCTGCTCGTCACTCGGGTCGAACCCCTGCACGGTCGGGTGGAACTTGAACCCGCGCACACCGTTCTCGTCGATGAGGCGTCTGGCGCGTTCGATTGCGGCCGTGCCCGTGCGCGGGTCGACCGATCCGAACGGGATGAGCACGTCGTTGTTGCGTGCGGCGCCCTCGGCGATCTCTGCGCTTGAGATCGCAGAGTGGCCGAGCTGCGTTTCGGCATCGACGGTGAAGACGACGGCGGCCATCTTGCGCCCGCGGTAGTAGCTCGCGATGGAATCAAGGTCGGGCCGCGGCGCGTTCGTCGAAAAGTAGTGACTGGCTGCCTCGGCAAGGTCGTCTGGAAGCGACGAGTGGCCGTGAGCATCGACCTCGATATGCACGTGCATATCGATGGCATCGATCGTGTCAACGTCGATTGCTGATTCGTAGCGGATCATGAGGCTCTCTTGTCGTTGAGGAGGTGCCCCGAGAGAACGCGGTTACGCGTCTGCCGTGGGGCGCTGGAGTTCGTCTGGCAGCGGAGGGAAGCTTTCGCCCACTGTCTGCAGGTCACCCACAGCGTCGGTGAAGTTCTCGTCGAGCGCTTCTGCCGACCAGCCGCCATCGTTGTATGCCGTGGTCACCGCATTGGGATGAGACCAGAGCTGAATGCGGTCGCCGCCGATGCCGATGGCTTGGCCCGTGACATCCTGTGCGGCATCTGAGGCCAGATAGGTGATGAGTCCGGCGACGTCTTGCGACGTGCCGAATCCGAGGTCGTGTCTGAAGAACGCGGGCATTGCCTCGCCTTTGTCAGCAGCCTCTACCGCCGCGGCAAAGTACGGCACGGTAGAGGTCATCGCGGTGGCGGCGACGGGGATGACGGCGTTCGCGGTGATCCCCGCGCGCTTCAGCTCCATCGACCAGGTGCGCACCATGCCGACGATGCCGGCCTTGGCCGCACTGTAATTCGTCTGACCGAAGTTTCCGCGCTGTCCGGTAGGGGATCCGATGCAGATGATGCGCCCGGCGATCGTGTTGGCGCGCATGTAGGTTGCCGCCTCCCTCACGCACGTGAAGGTGCCGCGAAGATGCACTCCGATGACGGAATCGAAGTCATCATCTGTCATCTTCCACAGCACGGTGTCTCGCAGAACGCCGGCGTTGGTCACGAGGATATCGAGGCGCCCATACGTGTCAACGGCCGTTTGAACGAGCAGCTTCGCTGTCTCGGTCGGGCCAACGGGGGCGACGACAGCAGTGGCGGTCCCTCCACCGGAGGTGATGGAGGCGACGGCGTCGGCCGCTGTCTGCTCGTCAACGTCGTTGACGACAACGGAGGCGCCCTGGCGGGCAAGCTCCTGGGCGTACGCCAGGCCAAGGCCTCGGCCCGAGCCGGTGACGATTGCGACTTTTCCCTCGAGGTGGCGACGTGCGGTGTCATCTGACATGAAAGCTCCTTTGCGGCGGCCTGCACGGACAGGCATAGCATCCATTGAAGTCAATTTCATTGAGAATGTCAATGATTGAAGAATCATTGTTTTGATAGGCTATGCATCATGGCTAAGCCCGAACCCACAGCAGCCGCCGGTGTCGCTGAGTATCGAGGAGCGTCGGCGCTGACGGATGACCTCAGCTTTCTGCTGGCGCGAGCAAACGCACGGTCGATCGCCGCGGGCAATGCCGCGCTGTCCGAGCATGGCCTGCGCGCGCGCTCCTACTCAGTGCTCGCGCTTGCGGCGAGCGACAGCCGCCCCACGCAGCGTGAACTTGCCGAGTTTCTGTGGCTTGATCCCAGTCAGGTCGTCGCGCTCGTCGACGACCTGGAAAGCCGCGGCCTTGTGCGTCGTGAGCCAGACCCGAACGACAGGCGAGCAAAAGTCGTGCAGGCGACAAAGGAAGGTCGCGTTCGATTCGCGGCGGCACAGGAATCAGCACGCTCGGCCGAGCTGGACCAGCACAGCAAGCTGACGGCAGCGCAGCGCGAGCAGCTCGGGGTGCTGCTGCGGGAGATCGCCTTCTCGGGCTGACAGACTGCGACAGCGATCGGGAACGCGGCTTCTCCCGCAGCGGCGCAGCGGTCAGTGGGCCATGGCGCTGAGTGCCTCGGGATCAATCGTCGCGATTGCGCGCGTGTCTTGGAACGCGCGGACGCCCTCGATGCCCTGCTCGCGCCCGAATCCGGACCGCTTCATTCCACCGAAGGGTGCTCGCAGATCGAGGCGGGTAGCGCCGTGGTCGTTGACCCAGACGTATCCGCAGATGAGCTGTGCACCCACCCGTTGAGCCGACTCCGGGGAGTCGGTCCAGACCGATCCGCACAGGCCGCTCCACGTGTCATTTGCGAGGGCGATGGCCTCTGCTTCATCGTCGAAGGGGATGATCGGAATCACCGGCCCGAACTGCTCCTCCGTGACAACGCGCAACTGGGGATCCGGGTCGACGACGAGGGTCGGGCGCAGGAAGTTGCCTCCCTCGAGCTCTCCGCCGGGGAGTTCGCCGAATTCACGAACGTCGGCGCCAGCAGCCTTCGCCTCGTCGATGAGCTGCGCGACGAAGGTCTTCTGGGCTGCCTGGTGCAGTGGTCCCATTGTCGTGCCCTCATCGAGCCCGTAGCCGACAACGGTCTTCTCGAGCCGTGCGCTGAGGCCCGCAACCAGCTCGTCGAGTCGGGAACGGTGCACGAACACACGCTTTGCGTTCATGCAGATCTGTCCGGTTGAGTCGAAGATCCCCGCGAACAGCCGGTCGAGATGCGTGTCGTCGAGAACAACATCGTCGAGGAAGATCGCCGCGTCGTTGCCGCCGAGCTCGAGGGTCACGCGTGTGAGCG contains these protein-coding regions:
- a CDS encoding amidohydrolase family protein, with amino-acid sequence MIRYESAIDVDTIDAIDMHVHIEVDAHGHSSLPDDLAEAASHYFSTNAPRPDLDSIASYYRGRKMAAVVFTVDAETQLGHSAISSAEIAEGAARNNDVLIPFGSVDPRTGTAAIERARRLIDENGVRGFKFHPTVQGFDPSDEQHYPLYEAIQDAGVPALFHTGQTGIGAGMRGGYGFRLGLSNPMLLDGVAADFPDLQIIMAHPSVPWQDEALSVATHKHNTWIDLSGWSPKYFPAELVRYASSIIKRRVLFGSDFPLLTPDRWLRDIEKTALKPEVMPDILKGNAVRLLGLGG
- a CDS encoding SDR family NAD(P)-dependent oxidoreductase, with translation MSDDTARRHLEGKVAIVTGSGRGLGLAYAQELARQGASVVVNDVDEQTAADAVASITSGGGTATAVVAPVGPTETAKLLVQTAVDTYGRLDILVTNAGVLRDTVLWKMTDDDFDSVIGVHLRGTFTCVREAATYMRANTIAGRIICIGSPTGQRGNFGQTNYSAAKAGIVGMVRTWSMELKRAGITANAVIPVAATAMTSTVPYFAAAVEAADKGEAMPAFFRHDLGFGTSQDVAGLITYLASDAAQDVTGQAIGIGGDRIQLWSHPNAVTTAYNDGGWSAEALDENFTDAVGDLQTVGESFPPLPDELQRPTADA
- a CDS encoding MarR family winged helix-turn-helix transcriptional regulator, producing MAKPEPTAAAGVAEYRGASALTDDLSFLLARANARSIAAGNAALSEHGLRARSYSVLALAASDSRPTQRELAEFLWLDPSQVVALVDDLESRGLVRREPDPNDRRAKVVQATKEGRVRFAAAQESARSAELDQHSKLTAAQREQLGVLLREIAFSG
- a CDS encoding aldehyde dehydrogenase family protein, which codes for MSDTLSTNAEVRTGLFIGGEERQTPGTLSIQDPGKPGGIVGEAADASTADVADAVAAARDAYPGWSALTPKERAAAMADAIATIAEDRDADAAILSQENGKIRLEAWIDALVFELRWNLALTLADEVSTGHTLPVVPGAIPVSTKISYQSLGVVTVIVPFNWPIAILGAALPHALLAGNTAIVKPPPSAPLATTRVVQRIAERLPAGVLNVITGADKNMGGLITDVDKVCFTGSVGGGKRIMEMASTSLTRVTLELGGNDAAIFLDDVVLDDTHLDRLFAGIFDSTGQICMNAKRVFVHRSRLDELVAGLSARLEKTVVGYGLDEGTTMGPLHQAAQKTFVAQLIDEAKAAGADVREFGELPGGELEGGNFLRPTLVVDPDPQLRVVTEEQFGPVIPIIPFDDEAEAIALANDTWSGLCGSVWTDSPESAQRVGAQLICGYVWVNDHGATRLDLRAPFGGMKRSGFGREQGIEGVRAFQDTRAIATIDPEALSAMAH